A genomic segment from bacterium encodes:
- a CDS encoding APC family permease: protein MSVDLRRLLFGRPIPTDAALHQRLPKLLALPVFASDAMSSSCYATEEILIVLGRYLLPVVGAMAFGYSIPIALGIVGLLVIVTISYRQTVMAYPGGGGAYIVARDNLGEAPAQIAGAALLTDYVLTVAVSIAAGVAAITSAFPALFPHRVALCVVAIALMTLVNLRGVRESGWFAATPAYTYVAIMLLMLGMGAYHLLCSGLPVITEHPAPVASSSTPLSTFAFAFIIMHAFANGCAAITGTEAISNGVTAFRPPEARNAATTMAWMSGLLTTFFLGLTVLAHVYRITPLEHETVISQVGRIVYAGGPLYYVLQAATAGILILAANTAFADFPRLANLHATDGFLPRQLTQLGDRLVFHNGIVVLGGMAALLCVVFHGTVDRLIPLYAIGVFLSFTLSQSGMVRRWFRLREPRWQVKALVNGLGALCCAVVMLVFATTKFLDGAWIVVLMVPAMVFVFFRIHRHYQGVARALSLNGVGVPPALSRHRTVVLVSGVHRGILPALAYARATSRDPEAVYVEMQPGQAEPVRKQWTKWGQGLRLTVLESPVRQLKQPIIEYISRLLREEKLDLLTVVIPEFVVCHPIHSILHNQTGWRLKLALLYQRRVVVVNVPYHLGGAAEEWPPAAAPEDDGSVAEPPEEP, encoded by the coding sequence ATGTCTGTTGATCTACGACGTCTGCTGTTCGGCCGTCCCATCCCGACAGACGCAGCGCTGCATCAGCGCCTGCCCAAGCTCCTGGCCCTGCCGGTCTTTGCCTCGGACGCGATGTCCTCCAGTTGCTACGCGACTGAGGAGATCCTGATCGTCCTGGGCCGCTACTTGCTGCCGGTGGTCGGCGCGATGGCGTTCGGCTACTCGATCCCCATTGCGCTGGGCATTGTTGGGCTGCTGGTCATCGTCACGATCTCATACCGGCAGACCGTGATGGCGTATCCTGGCGGCGGCGGCGCATACATCGTCGCTCGGGACAACCTCGGGGAGGCGCCGGCCCAGATTGCTGGGGCGGCGCTCCTGACGGACTACGTGCTGACGGTGGCCGTCAGCATCGCCGCCGGGGTCGCGGCCATCACCTCGGCCTTCCCCGCGCTGTTCCCGCACCGCGTGGCGCTCTGCGTGGTGGCCATCGCCCTGATGACGCTCGTGAACCTGCGAGGCGTGAGGGAATCTGGGTGGTTCGCGGCGACGCCGGCCTACACCTACGTGGCCATCATGCTGCTGATGCTGGGGATGGGCGCCTACCACCTGCTGTGTTCTGGGCTACCCGTCATTACCGAGCACCCGGCACCCGTCGCGTCGTCCAGCACGCCGCTATCCACCTTCGCCTTCGCCTTCATCATCATGCATGCCTTCGCCAACGGCTGCGCTGCCATTACGGGTACGGAGGCGATCAGCAACGGCGTGACCGCGTTCCGGCCACCCGAGGCGCGCAACGCCGCGACGACGATGGCCTGGATGTCGGGCCTGCTGACGACCTTTTTCCTGGGACTGACAGTGCTGGCTCACGTCTATCGCATCACGCCACTGGAGCACGAGACGGTCATCTCCCAGGTGGGCCGCATCGTGTATGCCGGCGGACCGCTCTACTACGTCCTGCAGGCGGCGACAGCCGGCATCCTCATCCTGGCGGCCAACACGGCGTTCGCCGACTTCCCGCGTCTGGCGAACCTCCATGCCACGGACGGGTTCCTGCCGCGTCAGCTCACTCAATTGGGCGACCGCTTGGTCTTCCACAACGGGATCGTGGTCCTCGGGGGAATGGCCGCGCTGCTGTGCGTCGTCTTCCACGGCACCGTGGACCGGCTGATCCCGCTGTACGCCATCGGCGTGTTCCTGTCCTTCACCCTATCCCAGTCAGGCATGGTGCGGCGGTGGTTCCGCCTGCGCGAGCCGCGTTGGCAGGTCAAGGCCTTGGTGAACGGCCTGGGCGCTCTCTGCTGCGCCGTCGTGATGCTGGTCTTCGCCACGACCAAGTTCCTGGACGGGGCGTGGATCGTGGTGCTCATGGTGCCGGCGATGGTCTTTGTGTTCTTCCGCATCCACCGGCACTACCAGGGCGTGGCCCGCGCCCTCTCACTGAACGGCGTGGGCGTGCCGCCGGCGCTCTCACGCCACCGGACAGTTGTCCTGGTCTCAGGCGTTCACCGCGGCATACTGCCTGCCTTGGCCTATGCGCGGGCCACAAGCCGGGATCCTGAGGCCGTGTACGTCGAGATGCAGCCCGGGCAGGCCGAGCCGGTGCGGAAGCAATGGACGAAGTGGGGGCAGGGCTTGCGCTTGACCGTGTTGGAGTCGCCCGTCCGTCAGCTCAAGCAGCCGATCATCGAGTACATCAGCCGGCTGCTCCGGGAGGAGAAGCTGGACCTGCTCACGGTGGTGATCCCCGAGTTCGTGGTCTGCCACCCGATCCACAGCATCCTGCACAACCAGACGGGCTGGCGGCTCAAGCTAGCCTTGCTGTACCAGCGAAGAGTCGTGGTGGTGAATGTGCCCTACCATTTGGGCGGAGCGGCCGAGGAGTGGCCGCCTGCCGCAGCGCCCGAGGACGACGGCTCCGTGGCGGAGCCGCCTGAGGAACCATGA
- a CDS encoding Gfo/Idh/MocA family oxidoreductase, giving the protein MGLKVGFCGVGAFADNFIPLFRAHPLVEQVVFADVNAEKLRAKSEKWEVPQTFASLDELCQTDVDAIAIFSQNWLHGPQAVQALRAGKDVYSAVPAGISVEEIDELVRAARETGRIYMIGETSYYYPAAIYCRRRFRDGDFGRVVYSEGEYYHDYDHGLYDVMRWRGGERWRETAGSPPMHYPTHSTGQVVSVIDAHAVSVSCFGFVDNHPDGLFRADVNIWGNTFSDETGLFHMSDGSIMRINEFRRVGHPGAEAISIYGTEGCYEQQVGAQSWVTKQRGATEDLRELLAPVGAPRKVEGEMAVLKDAQTHAGVARVHDVNRLPVQFMNLPNGHLGSHQFLVDDFVRACVERVQPPCNAWAAARYVLPGLTAHESAVRGGELMPIPDHGDCPSEVVEF; this is encoded by the coding sequence ATGGGTCTCAAGGTCGGTTTCTGTGGCGTCGGCGCCTTCGCCGACAACTTCATTCCCCTGTTCAGGGCGCACCCGCTGGTGGAGCAGGTGGTATTCGCGGACGTCAACGCCGAGAAGCTGCGGGCGAAGTCGGAGAAGTGGGAAGTGCCGCAGACCTTCGCCTCGCTGGACGAGCTATGCCAGACGGACGTGGACGCCATCGCTATCTTCAGCCAGAACTGGCTGCACGGCCCGCAGGCGGTGCAGGCGCTGCGCGCGGGCAAGGACGTGTACTCGGCGGTACCGGCGGGCATCAGCGTCGAAGAGATTGACGAGTTGGTCCGCGCGGCGCGGGAGACCGGCCGCATCTACATGATCGGCGAGACCAGCTACTACTACCCGGCAGCGATCTACTGCCGCCGCCGCTTTCGCGACGGCGACTTCGGGCGGGTAGTCTACTCCGAGGGCGAGTACTACCACGACTACGACCACGGGCTGTATGACGTGATGCGGTGGCGGGGCGGTGAACGGTGGCGCGAGACCGCCGGCAGCCCGCCGATGCACTACCCGACCCATTCGACCGGGCAGGTCGTGTCGGTCATTGACGCCCACGCCGTCAGCGTCTCGTGCTTCGGCTTCGTGGACAATCACCCCGACGGTCTGTTCCGCGCGGACGTGAACATCTGGGGCAACACGTTCTCGGACGAGACCGGGCTGTTCCACATGTCCGATGGCAGCATCATGCGCATCAACGAGTTCCGACGGGTGGGGCACCCGGGGGCCGAGGCGATCAGCATCTACGGCACCGAGGGCTGCTACGAGCAGCAGGTCGGGGCGCAGTCATGGGTCACCAAGCAGCGGGGCGCCACGGAGGACCTGCGGGAGCTGCTGGCGCCGGTCGGCGCGCCGCGGAAGGTGGAGGGGGAGATGGCGGTGCTCAAGGACGCGCAGACCCATGCCGGCGTGGCGCGGGTTCATGACGTGAACCGGCTGCCGGTTCAGTTCATGAACCTGCCCAACGGCCATCTGGGGTCGCACCAGTTCCTGGTGGATGACTTCGTGCGGGCGTGCGTGGAGCGTGTGCAGCCGCCGTGCAACGCTTGGGCGGCGGCGCGCTACGTGTTGCCCGGCCTGACCGCGCACGAGTCGGCCGTGCGGGGCGGCGAGTTGATGCCGATCCCCGATCACGGCGACTGCCCGTCTGAGGTGGTCGAGTTCTAG